A stretch of Henckelia pumila isolate YLH828 chromosome 4, ASM3356847v2, whole genome shotgun sequence DNA encodes these proteins:
- the LOC140862439 gene encoding uncharacterized protein — MLDAVANGSLFRNTPAEAWEIIGNMAESNIGWPDVKKEKKAGVLEVDALTALNAKIDALTHQMAIMKTAPANQVQSQQPEEQQVFEIDAANFMGNQGRHQYNPYNNTYNPCWKNHPNLSWKSADPTVNTSKPVEQKPSFEEIMMKYVAGTETRLQNQEAMMYRLETQMAQIATQLPTRPEGSLPSNRVKNPRDVNAIMVVTRAQHEEPEDSDNGKNMERTKYSAVKEDTHGAEHSSMTGKKKKVKTSKFEVNDDVDVSSLPFPKRAKQVLFDHQFKKFLKIFKKLFINLSFVDVLAQMPSYAKFLKDLLKNKKKLNDITHTMNEECSAVMQNKCPRKFQDPWSFSIPCQVVSLSFENVLCDRGASINLMSHSLSKRLGISNIEPGELVLRMNVDHVVFHMLKSASDSPHSNSYSAVNFVDVFEEFFDKNLQVQRYESINPIHQICGSEARSSCGIDQTLFKRVDKPP; from the exons ATGCTGGACGCTGTTGCTAATGGAAGCTTATTTAGGAATACACCAGCGGAGGCATGGGAGATCATTGGAAACatggctgaaagcaacattggatggccagatgtGAAGAAGGAGAAAAAGGCTGGAGTTCTAGAAGTTGATGCACTTACAGCACTGAATGCCAAAATTGATGCTCTTACACATCAGATGGCGATTATGAAGACAGCTCCAGCCAATCAGGTACAATCTCAACAACCCGAGGAACAACAAGTATTTGAGATTGATGCGGCAAACTtcatgggaaatcaagggagacaTCAGTACAATCCTTACAACAATACTTATAATCCTTGCTGGAAGAATCATCCGAATCTCTCATGGAAATCTGCAGATCCCACCGTCAACACATCCAAGCCAGTTGAGCAGAAGCcatcctttgaagaaattatgatgaAGTATGTAGCGGGTACTGAGACTCGCTTGCAAAATCAAGAAGCAATGATGTATAGGTTGGAAACACAAATGGCTCAGATAGCGACACAACTGCCAACCAGGCCAGAAGGGTCGTTGCCTAGCAATAGAGTTAAGAATCCAAGGGATGTGAATGCAATTATGGTGGTGACAAGGGCACAACATGAGGAGCCAGAGGATAGTGACAATGGGAAGAACATGGAGAGGACAAAATATTCAGCAGTCAAGGAGGACACGCATGGTGCGGAACATTCTTCCATGACAGGTAAGAAAAAGAAAgttaagacttcaaaatttgaagttaatgatgATGTAGATGTGTCTAGCCTTCCCTTTCCTAAGCGAGCTAAGCAAGTACTATTTGATcatcaatttaaaaaatttcttaaaattttcaagaaactatttATTAACCTTTCTTTTGTAGATGtcttagctcagatgccgagtTATGCCAAATTTTTGAaggacttgctgaaaaataaaaagaagttgAATGATATAACGCACACAATGAACGAGGAGTGTTCGGCTGTGATGCAAAACAAGTGCCCACGCAAATTTCAGGACccatggagtttttctataccttgTCAAGTAGTGAGTTTGTCTTTTGAGAATGTATTGTGTGACCGAGGAGCAAGTATAAACCTGATGTCGCACTCACTTTCTAAGAGGTTGGGTATAAGCAACATTGAACCG GGCGAATTAGTTCTAAGGATGAATGTTGATCACGTCGTATTTCATATGCTTAAATCGGCAAGCGATAGTCCTCACTCCAATTCTTACTCTGCTGTGAATTTTGTAGATGTGTTTGAAGAATTTTTTGATAAAAATTTGCAGGTTCAGCGCTATGAAAGCATAAATCCCATACACCAAATTTGTGGAAGTGAAGCACGCAGCAGTTGTGGGATTGATCAGACATTATTCAAGAGGGTGGATAAGCCACCATGA